Proteins encoded within one genomic window of Mycolicibacterium aubagnense:
- a CDS encoding SRPBCC domain-containing protein, with translation MSVSFTIDRSVEIDAPAEVVWQVLTDGASYGEWNPFVTECSSTFEPGSPIDMKVVLIGPPKKQREFINTFTPGVEFSYNMKPAPLGLLRSERSHRLTPLPDGRTRYDSHFQLFGPVSPIVAGIMGRALKKGFGGMTDGVKKRAEALG, from the coding sequence ATGTCTGTGAGTTTCACTATCGACAGGTCAGTAGAGATCGACGCACCGGCCGAGGTGGTCTGGCAGGTGCTCACCGATGGCGCCAGCTACGGCGAGTGGAATCCGTTCGTCACCGAGTGCTCGTCGACGTTCGAACCGGGCAGCCCGATCGATATGAAGGTGGTGCTGATCGGCCCGCCGAAGAAGCAGCGCGAATTCATCAACACCTTCACCCCGGGCGTCGAGTTCAGCTACAACATGAAGCCCGCGCCGCTGGGACTGCTGCGCAGCGAGCGCTCGCACCGGCTGACCCCGTTGCCCGACGGCCGCACCCGGTACGACTCGCACTTCCAGCTTTTCGGTCCGGTGTCACCGATCGTCGCCGGCATCATGGGCCGGGCACTGAAAAAGGGCTTCGGCGGCATGACCGACGGCGTCAAGAAGCGGGCCGAAGCCCTCGGTTAG
- a CDS encoding SOUL family heme-binding protein — MLNQLRTFTTQLLVPVTATVGIRSGVEEPPYVAELLAGGVQIRRYGRRIAAQTTVDGDEEDARSAGFRRLAAYIFGANHQSDRIAMTAPVAQQQYADTSRKIAMTAPVGQQASQDQGWVIRFYMPAGSTLESLPVPDDERVELVDVPAETVAVLRFTGDRGADSVARHTDHLRDTLRDYGFAADGDPSAWFYDPPWTIPCRRRNEVAIPVEN, encoded by the coding sequence GTGCTGAATCAGCTGCGAACGTTCACTACGCAATTGTTGGTGCCGGTCACGGCGACGGTAGGGATTCGGAGCGGGGTCGAGGAGCCTCCCTACGTCGCGGAGCTGTTGGCCGGCGGAGTGCAGATTCGCCGGTATGGGCGACGAATTGCGGCTCAAACCACGGTCGACGGAGATGAGGAAGACGCGCGCAGCGCGGGATTCCGCAGATTGGCCGCCTATATTTTCGGTGCCAACCACCAGAGCGATCGAATCGCGATGACGGCCCCCGTCGCTCAGCAGCAGTACGCTGACACCAGTCGGAAGATCGCGATGACGGCGCCGGTCGGGCAGCAAGCCAGTCAGGATCAGGGTTGGGTCATCCGGTTCTACATGCCGGCCGGATCGACGCTGGAGTCGTTGCCAGTACCTGATGACGAACGCGTCGAGCTCGTGGATGTTCCGGCGGAAACCGTTGCGGTGTTGCGCTTCACCGGTGATCGTGGCGCTGACAGCGTCGCCCGGCACACCGATCACCTCCGCGACACGCTCCGCGATTACGGATTCGCCGCGGACGGCGACCCTTCGGCCTGGTTCTACGACCCGCCGTGGACCATTCCGTGCCGACGCCGCAACGAGGTCGCGATTCCCGTTGAGAATTGA
- a CDS encoding SDR family oxidoreductase, whose amino-acid sequence MPDVNESAPSLRVLVTGATGYIGGRLVPRVIEAGHRVRVMARNPDKISDVPWATDVEVVRADLTDADTLAEACRDIDVIYYLVHSMGNQGEFTEAERRSAENLASAARSANVKRIVYLSGLHTASDRLSPHLRSRSQVGEILINSAVPTIVLQAGVVIGSGSASFEMVRHLTNRLPVMTTPRWVNNHIQPIAIRDVLYYLLAAATAELPRSRTYDIGGPDVLRYGEMMQIYAEVAGLAKRRILVLPVLTPKLAGLWIGLVTPVPPQIGRALIESLSTDAVVAEHDIDAVIPPPPGGTTGYREAVRLALRRIKDGEVETTWANASSTGAPADPLPSDPSWTGDAIYTDDRSIDCDATTTQVWQVVEGIGGERGWYSFPLAWTVRGWLDVLTGGVGLARGRRDPNTLYTGDALDFWRVERIERPHLLRLRAEMRTPGKAWLQWDLQAHGETTRLHQRAIFFPKGLAGRLYWYALMPFHGIIFTGMLKNIAAEAQKERTRTA is encoded by the coding sequence GTGCCAGACGTAAACGAATCCGCACCGTCGTTACGGGTACTGGTCACCGGCGCCACCGGATATATCGGCGGGCGTTTGGTCCCACGCGTCATCGAAGCCGGTCACCGAGTGCGCGTGATGGCGCGCAATCCGGACAAGATCAGTGACGTGCCCTGGGCTACCGACGTGGAGGTGGTGCGCGCTGACCTCACCGATGCGGACACGCTCGCCGAAGCCTGCCGCGACATCGACGTCATCTACTACCTCGTGCACTCGATGGGTAATCAGGGCGAATTCACCGAGGCCGAACGCCGGAGCGCAGAGAATCTCGCTTCGGCGGCGCGCAGCGCCAACGTCAAACGCATCGTCTACCTGAGCGGACTGCACACTGCATCTGATCGGCTGTCGCCCCACCTTCGTTCCCGCAGCCAGGTCGGAGAGATCCTGATCAATTCCGCTGTCCCGACTATCGTGCTGCAGGCCGGCGTCGTCATCGGTTCCGGTTCGGCGTCCTTCGAGATGGTCCGCCACCTGACCAACCGGCTGCCGGTAATGACAACGCCGCGCTGGGTCAACAACCACATACAGCCCATCGCCATCCGCGACGTCCTCTACTACCTGCTGGCCGCCGCGACCGCCGAGCTGCCGCGCTCACGCACCTACGATATCGGCGGTCCCGATGTCCTGCGCTACGGCGAAATGATGCAGATCTACGCCGAAGTCGCTGGACTGGCCAAGCGCAGAATCCTGGTCTTGCCTGTTCTCACCCCCAAACTCGCCGGATTGTGGATAGGGCTGGTAACCCCGGTTCCACCTCAGATCGGCCGTGCGCTGATCGAATCCCTGAGCACCGACGCGGTGGTCGCCGAGCACGATATCGATGCGGTGATCCCGCCCCCGCCAGGCGGCACCACGGGATACCGGGAAGCGGTCAGACTGGCGCTGCGACGCATCAAAGACGGCGAAGTAGAAACCACCTGGGCCAACGCCTCGTCGACCGGCGCACCCGCCGACCCGCTCCCATCCGATCCCAGCTGGACCGGCGACGCCATCTATACCGACGATCGCAGCATCGACTGCGACGCCACCACCACGCAGGTGTGGCAGGTCGTCGAAGGCATCGGCGGCGAACGCGGTTGGTACTCGTTTCCGCTCGCCTGGACAGTTCGCGGCTGGCTGGACGTTCTGACCGGGGGTGTCGGCCTGGCGCGCGGCCGCCGGGACCCGAACACCCTCTATACCGGTGACGCCCTCGACTTCTGGCGGGTCGAGCGCATCGAACGGCCGCACCTGCTGCGGCTGCGCGCCGAGATGCGCACCCCCGGCAAAGCCTGGCTGCAGTGGGATCTCCAAGCCCACGGGGAAACCACCAGACTCCATCAGCGAGCCATTTTCTTTCCCAAAGGCCTTGCCGGACGGCTGTATTGGTACGCCCTGATGCCGTTCCACGGCATCATTTTCACGGGCATGCTCAAGAACATCGCGGCGGAAGCGCAGAAGGAACGGACCCGCACGGCCTAG
- a CDS encoding TspO/MBR family protein, producing MNLKTIGATSAAVLVTAVVGGAASGPAVASPWYARLRKPTYQPPRQAFPIVWPLLYADIAVVSAETLDRLIDKDDTRAARRFGAALAINLGLNAGWSWIFFNRHRLGPAALTAAALTVSSADLARRAVAVRQQRAAPLAAYPAWCAFATVLSTHIWWINRRSLT from the coding sequence ATGAACCTGAAAACGATTGGCGCCACATCCGCCGCTGTACTTGTCACTGCCGTTGTGGGAGGGGCGGCATCGGGCCCTGCTGTTGCCTCACCGTGGTATGCACGCTTGCGCAAGCCGACCTATCAGCCGCCACGACAGGCGTTCCCCATCGTCTGGCCACTGCTGTATGCGGACATCGCTGTCGTGTCCGCCGAGACGCTCGACCGTTTGATCGACAAGGACGACACGCGTGCCGCCCGCCGTTTCGGCGCCGCGCTGGCGATCAATCTGGGACTCAATGCCGGCTGGTCGTGGATCTTCTTCAACCGTCATCGGCTGGGACCGGCTGCACTGACCGCTGCGGCGCTGACTGTCAGTAGCGCCGACCTGGCGCGCCGCGCCGTCGCGGTACGCCAACAGCGGGCGGCGCCGCTGGCCGCCTATCCCGCCTGGTGCGCCTTCGCGACCGTACTGTCAACGCACATCTGGTGGATCAACCGGCGCAGCCTGACATAG